The following are from one region of the Melitaea cinxia chromosome 7, ilMelCinx1.1, whole genome shotgun sequence genome:
- the LOC123654992 gene encoding ras-related protein Rab-27A-like, which produces MTINMDYDYLIKLLCVGDSGVGKTSFLYKYTDGVFHTQFISTVGIDFREKTVIYQQNARQHRIHLQLWDTAGQERFRSLTTAFYRDAMGFLLLFDLTNEASFLEVRNWIEQLKTHSLNDDPDIVLCGHKCDLQEKRLVNQNRAREFAKNYNLPYLETSAKTGQNIDRAIEILLDKIMYRMETSVEYAMLCASGRRRQSLQRLQAKQDKKLCSC; this is translated from the exons atgactATCAATATGGACTACGATTAccttataaaacttttatgtgTCGGCGATTCCGGAGTTGGAAAGacaagttttttatataaatacaccgATGGAGTATTTCATACACAATTTATTTCTACTGTTGGAATTGACTTCAGAGAGAAGACAGTG ATATATCAGCAAAATGCAAGACAACACCGTATACATTTACAACTGTGGGATACTGCAGGCCAAGAAAG ATTTCGAAGCTTGACCACAGCTTTTTATCGAGATGCCATGGGTTTTCTGCTTCTCTTTGATTTGACCAATGAAGCTTCATTCCTTGAAGTAAGAAACTGGATAGAACAATTGAAg ACACATAGCCTCAATGATGATCCAGACATTGTGCTGTGTGGCCATAAATGCGACCTACAAGAAAAGCGTTTAGTGAATCAAAATCGTGCTAGAGAATTTGCTAAAAACTACAACTTGCCGTATCTTGAAACTAGTGCCAAAACTGGTCAGAACATTGACCGAGCTATTGAAATACTACTTGATAAAATTATGTACAG AATGGAAACATCCGTAGAATACGCGATGCTATGTGCTTCAGGGCGGCGCCGTCAGTCCCTTCAAAGACTTCAAGCAAAGCAGGATAAAAAATTATGCTCTTGCTAA
- the LOC123655358 gene encoding migration and invasion enhancer 1 isoform X2, whose product MSNKNAKVEIEFCKVCDYGGHCLALAKQIKNSNPGAEVICKKGRQGSFEVVINNKLIYSKLQTMALPDYEEVVDVVTDVCQGSEPREIKGQQPVNCAIS is encoded by the exons atgtcaaataaaaatgCTAAAGTGGAAATAGAATTTTG taaAGTTTGTGACTATGGGGGACATTGCTTAGCTCtagcaaaacaaataaaaaatagcaatcCTGGTGCAGAAGTTATTTGTAAGAAAGGTCGACAAG gtTCATTTgaagtagtaataaataataaactgataTATTCAAAATTGCAAACGATGGCTTTACCAGATTATGAAGAAGTAGTTGATGTTGTGACTGATGTGTGTCAAGGTTCAGAACCAAGGGAAATAAAAGGACAACAACCTGTTAACTGTGCAATatcataa
- the LOC123655358 gene encoding migration and invasion enhancer 1 isoform X1: MSNKNAKVEIEFCKVCDYGGHCLALAKQIKNSNPGAEVICKKGRQGKIYSSFEVVINNKLIYSKLQTMALPDYEEVVDVVTDVCQGSEPREIKGQQPVNCAIS; encoded by the exons atgtcaaataaaaatgCTAAAGTGGAAATAGAATTTTG taaAGTTTGTGACTATGGGGGACATTGCTTAGCTCtagcaaaacaaataaaaaatagcaatcCTGGTGCAGAAGTTATTTGTAAGAAAGGTCGACAAGGTAAAATATATA gtTCATTTgaagtagtaataaataataaactgataTATTCAAAATTGCAAACGATGGCTTTACCAGATTATGAAGAAGTAGTTGATGTTGTGACTGATGTGTGTCAAGGTTCAGAACCAAGGGAAATAAAAGGACAACAACCTGTTAACTGTGCAATatcataa
- the LOC123654855 gene encoding LOW QUALITY PROTEIN: molybdenum cofactor sulfurase (The sequence of the model RefSeq protein was modified relative to this genomic sequence to represent the inferred CDS: substituted 1 base at 1 genomic stop codon), which yields MSVLSNIIDGQRMRIIRNEFARLGEKCYLDNAGTALYPESLLKIVNDDLLKNVYMNPHSDKYTRDCVEQIRCTILNHFNSDTSTYSVIFTSGTTQSLKLVLESFQFQNNNEENGSLIYLRDNHTSVIGLRELVEKKHVDVVHISHSEFLTSLKKSQVSDQGCQERNELKSNTLLVYPMQSNFNGFKYPVNSLNSIKNGCLSGYLKKQLCEVNCNWYTLLDAASFVATSKLDLSITQPDFVCLSFYKIFGFPTGLGALLVKNSSANILSQKRYFGGGTVDIALSSEDFHIKRSTLHERFEDGTLPFLSIIALKHCYDTLSHLIPKTINDNIMETISYHTYYLAKDLYEQLKDLKHANGAKAAILYMDTDFTDIKTQGGIVTFNLLRQDGSYIGYAEFQHMADLFDISIRTGCFCNSGSCQRHLNISNKEMKAMYKAGHKCGDEIDLIDGKPTGAVRVSFGYHNTFEDVDKLILMINKCLFKSIHIHKPERTMINFNNNNKQTINLTSKEPKSVIINVKKFISGYGLPESACNQNSKMILSEIAIFPIKSCGAFKIKTGWKIGRKGFEYDREWMIIKDNGVCLTQKQNTLMCKIQPFVDLEKKCLTLCFSGQQPISVPLDPTNNNRSIETQICQSKVCTDVVKGYDCGDEVADWISNALGISYLRLIKQSSERLQKQKIDGEQRMLSLCNQAQYLLVNKATVRWLKSKITDISFTDDIDSLVDRFRGNLIIDTSQELIERDWQKVVIGKHEFKVEGQCSRCQMVCIDQKTGEKTVEPLRTISQEFGGKLRFGIYLSYIGPINGYKNCVLETYAEVKTLXNEFNLK from the exons ATGTCAGTTTTAAGCAATATTATTGATGGTCAGCGGATGAGAATAATAAGAAATGAGTTTGCTAGATTAGGAG agAAATGCTATTTAGACAATGCAGGAACAGCACTATATCCAGAATcactattaaaaatagttaatgATGATCtacttaaaaatgtatacatgAATCCTCACTCAGATAAGTACACAAGAGACTGCGTAGAACAAATTAGATGTACAATTCTAAACCATTTCAACTCAGACACATCTACCTATAGTGTAATATTCACATCTGGGACCACTCAATCTCTAAAACTTGTATTAGAATCATTtcagtttcaaaataataatgaagaaAATGGATCTTTGATTTATCTTAGAGATAATCACACATCAGTTATTGGTCTTAGAGAATTAGTTGAAAAAAAACATGTTGATGTAGTTCACATATCTCATAGTGAATTTTtgacatcattaaaaaaatcacaagtATCAGACCAAGGCTGTCAGGAAAGAAATGAACTCAAAAGCAACACATTACTTGTATATCCTATGCAAAGTAATTTTAATGGCTTTAAGTATCCTGTAAATTctttaaatagtataaaaaatggCTGCTTaagtggttatttaaaaaaacaactatgTGAAGTTAATTGTAATTGGTACACTTTACTGGATGCCGCATCTTTTGTCGCAACAAGTAAACTTGATTTATCTATTACGCAACCCGATTTTGTGTGTTTAtctttctataaaatatttggatTTCCGACTGGATTAGGAGCACTGCTGGTAAAAAATAGCAGTGCCAATATACTTAGTCAGAAAAGGTACTTTGGTGGAGGAACTGTGGATATTGCACTTAGCAGTGaagattttcatataaaacgATCAACTCTTCATGAAAG gtTTGAAGATGGAACTCTTCCATTTTTGTCCATCATTGCTTTGAAACATTGTTATGATACACTTTCTCACCTGATACCTAAAActataaatgataatattatggAAACAATATCATATCATACATATTATTTAGCTAAGGATTTATATGAACAGTTGAAGGATCTCAAGCATGCAAATGGTGCTAAAGCAGCTATATTATATATGGACACAGATTTTACAGACATAAAAACACAGGGAGGAAtagttacatttaatttattgaggCAAGACGGTTCTTATATTGGATACGCTGAG tttcagcACATGGCAGACTTATTTGATATCAGCATAAGAACAGGATGCTTTTGTAATTCAGGATCATGTCAAAGACATTTGAATATATCTAATAAGGAAATGAAAGCTATGTATAAAGCTGGACATAAATGTGGAGATGAAATAGACTTGATAGATGGAAAACCAACAGGAGCTGTAAGAGTTTCATTTGGCTACCACAATACATTTGAAGACGTAGATAAGTTAAtactaatgataaataaatgtttatttaaaagtatccATATCCACAAACCTGAACGCACAATgataaatttcaataacaataataagcaaacaataaatttaacctCAAAAGAACCAAAATCCGTaattataaatgtcaaaaaattCATCAGTGGGTATGGGCTACCAGAATCAGCATGTAATCAAAATTCAAAGATGATATTGTCTGAAATTGCAATATTTCCTATTAAATCCTGTggtgcttttaaaataaaaacaggatgGAAGATAGGGAGAAAAGGATTCGAATATGATAGAGAGTGGATGATTATTAAGGATAATGGTGTTTGTCTTACTCAAAAGCAAAACACATTGATGTGTAAAATACAACCATTTGTTGACTTGGAGAAGAAATGTCTTACACTGTGCTTTagtg GACAACAGCCCATATCAGTACCTCTGGATCCCACAAATAACAACCGATCTATAGAGACACAAATTTGTCAAAGTAAAGTTTGTACAGATGTTGTAAAAGGCTATGATTGCGGTGACGAAGTTGCTGATTGGATATCAAATGCTTTAGGCATTTCCTATTTGAGATTAATAAAACAATCTTCAGAAAggcttcaaaaacaaaaaattgatgGAGAACAAAGAATGTTATCATTATGTAACCAAGCTCAATATCTTTTAGTAAACAAAGCAACAGTTAGATGGTTGAAAAGCAAAATAACAGACATATCATTTACTGATGACATTGATTCATTAGTTGATAGATTTAgaggaaatttaattattgataCATCTCAAGAACTTATAGAAAGAGACTGGCAAAAAGTAGTAATCGGGAAACATGAGTTTAAG gtagAGGGGCAGTGTTCACGTTGCCAAATGGTGTGCATTGATCAAAAAACTGGTGAGAAAACTGTAGAACCCTTGAGGACTATATCTCAAGAGTTTGGTGGAAAACTTCGTTTTGGCATTTATTTAAGCTATATTGGACCTATAAATGGTTATAAGAATTGCGTTTTAGAAACATATGCTGAAGTAAAAACTCTTTGAAatgagtttaatttaaaataa
- the LOC123655357 gene encoding uncharacterized protein LOC123655357, with protein sequence MKRGNNSDLCNKTSYKWCAVPKCTNTSIKTPKKLFVSVPKNVDVRRKWLQLSRRDHNDIANSTNIFFCEDHFDMENDMVNYYQYKMGFSQKIILKDKVLPSKFNCQPDHIKRMHDTKQQTMEQRIQQSKQTIQQSTINNDDPTATAVEACTKDMQN encoded by the exons atgaaGCGTGGTAATAACAgtgatttatgtaataaaacgaGTTACAAGTGGTGTGCAGTTCCAAAATGTACGAATACGTCAATAAAAACTCCAAAAAAACTATTCGTAAGTGTCCCAAAAAATGTTGACGTTCGCCGAAAGTGGTTGCAACTTTCTCGGAGGGATCATAATGACATAGCaaatagtacaaatattttcttctgtGAAGACCATTTCGAT aTGGAAAATGACATGGTTAATTACTACCAGTATAAAATGGGTTTCAGccagaaaataattttgaaagatAAAGTATTGCCTTCTAAATTTAATTGCCAACCAGATCACATTAAAAGAATGCATGATACAAAACAACAAACAATGGAACAAAGAATTCAACAATCTAAACAAACAATTCAACAATCTACAATAAACAACGATGACCCTACTGCTACTGCAGTTGAAGCTTGTACAAAAGATATGCAAAATTAG